From one Caldichromatium japonicum genomic stretch:
- a CDS encoding class I SAM-dependent methyltransferase, producing MHRFLDADGAADAISQQLAERIRSEIHAQGGFLPFDRFMELALYAPGLGYYVAGAHKFGRGGDFVTAPELSPLFGRCLAVQCAEALERLGGGDLFEFGPGTGILAVQLLVELERLQCLPTRYWLLEPSPELQARQRAMIEAAVPHLAERCLWPTALPQGFAGVVLANEVLDAMPVHRFYIGEDGQILELAVTEWDGQLTEITIPPRSPGLLDVVRRLHALGLALAPGYLSELNLRLGPWLAAVSQMLERGLILLIDYGYPRTEYYHPSRSMGTLMCHCRHQAHPDPLVHLGLQDITAHVDFSAIAEEGTAAGLMLAGYTTQAHFLLGCGIDRYLAGADTDPNLVLGVKQLILPSGMGERFKVLALSKGVSGPWCGFSVRDLSDRL from the coding sequence ATGCATCGATTCCTGGATGCGGATGGGGCAGCTGACGCCATCAGCCAGCAGCTCGCCGAACGGATCCGCAGCGAAATCCACGCCCAAGGCGGTTTCCTGCCCTTCGACCGTTTCATGGAGCTTGCACTCTATGCCCCTGGGCTTGGCTATTATGTCGCGGGTGCCCATAAGTTCGGGCGGGGCGGCGATTTTGTAACAGCGCCTGAACTGTCCCCTTTGTTTGGCCGCTGTCTTGCGGTCCAATGCGCCGAGGCACTTGAGCGGCTGGGCGGCGGTGATCTGTTCGAGTTCGGGCCGGGGACTGGGATCCTGGCTGTCCAACTGCTGGTCGAGCTCGAGCGTTTGCAGTGCCTGCCGACCCGCTACTGGCTGCTCGAACCCAGCCCTGAGCTGCAAGCCCGGCAACGCGCCATGATCGAGGCCGCTGTGCCGCACCTTGCCGAGCGTTGCCTTTGGCCAACCGCTCTTCCGCAAGGGTTTGCAGGGGTGGTACTCGCCAATGAAGTGCTGGACGCGATGCCAGTCCATCGCTTTTACATTGGGGAGGATGGCCAGATCCTGGAGCTCGCGGTGACCGAATGGGACGGGCAGCTTACCGAGATCACGATCCCACCCCGTTCGCCTGGTTTATTGGATGTCGTGAGGCGGCTGCACGCCCTGGGTCTTGCGCTGGCGCCTGGTTATCTCTCAGAGCTCAATCTGCGGCTTGGCCCTTGGCTTGCTGCCGTCTCCCAGATGCTGGAGCGGGGCTTGATCCTGCTGATCGACTATGGCTATCCGCGCACCGAGTATTATCACCCGAGCCGTTCAATGGGGACGCTGATGTGTCATTGTCGCCATCAGGCCCATCCAGACCCTTTGGTGCACCTCGGCCTGCAGGACATCACCGCCCATGTCGATTTCAGCGCCATTGCAGAGGAGGGGACAGCAGCGGGTTTGATGCTCGCTGGCTATACCACCCAGGCGCACTTTCTACTTGGCTGCGGGATCGATCGATATCTTGCTGGGGCAGACACCGATCCGAATCTGGTGCTGGGCGTCAAGCAGCTCATCCTGCCCAGTGGGATGGGCGAACGGTTCAAGGTGTTGGCCCTGAGCAAAGGGGTCAGCGGACCCTGGTGTGGCTTCAGCGTGCGCGACCTCAGCGACCGGCTATGA
- the tsaD gene encoding tRNA (adenosine(37)-N6)-threonylcarbamoyltransferase complex transferase subunit TsaD — translation MRVLGIETSCDETGVAIYEEGYGLRAQAVYSQAEVHAAYGGVVPELASRDHIRKTLPLIHQVLDDAGIESVDGVAYTAGPGLIGALLVGAGIGRALAWAWQVPAIGVHHMEGHLLAPLLEDPAPAFPFVALLVSGGHTQLVDVLGIGRYRILGESLDDAAGESFDKTAKILGLPYPGGPALASLAKQGDPKRFCFPRPMTDRPGLAFSFSGLKTHALQTWQTERERAADADQLRADIARAFEEAVVETLVIKCRRALRLTGRRRLVLAGGVSANRRLRQRMDEAIATLGGQTYYPRPALCTDNGAMIAFAGYQRIKSGQHEPLAFAPRARWPLDELIPAEVGAV, via the coding sequence ATGCGGGTACTGGGGATCGAGACCTCTTGTGACGAGACTGGGGTGGCTATCTATGAGGAGGGCTATGGTCTACGGGCGCAAGCGGTCTATTCTCAGGCCGAGGTGCATGCTGCCTATGGTGGCGTGGTGCCTGAGCTGGCCTCGCGCGATCATATCCGCAAGACCCTGCCTCTGATCCACCAGGTGCTTGACGATGCGGGCATCGAGTCGGTTGACGGGGTGGCCTATACCGCAGGTCCGGGGCTGATCGGCGCGCTGCTGGTCGGTGCTGGAATCGGACGCGCCCTGGCCTGGGCCTGGCAGGTCCCGGCGATCGGCGTACATCATATGGAAGGGCATCTGTTGGCGCCCTTGCTCGAAGACCCAGCGCCTGCCTTTCCCTTTGTGGCGCTCTTGGTCTCGGGCGGCCATACCCAATTGGTCGATGTCTTGGGGATCGGGCGTTATCGAATCTTGGGGGAGTCGCTCGATGATGCCGCCGGTGAGTCGTTCGATAAAACGGCCAAGATCCTCGGGCTCCCTTATCCCGGCGGACCCGCTCTAGCCTCCCTTGCCAAGCAGGGTGATCCCAAGCGTTTTTGCTTTCCGCGTCCGATGACTGATCGTCCGGGGCTTGCGTTCAGCTTTAGCGGCCTGAAGACCCATGCCTTACAGACCTGGCAGACGGAGCGAGAACGCGCCGCCGATGCGGATCAGTTGCGTGCCGACATCGCCCGCGCCTTCGAGGAGGCAGTGGTCGAGACCCTGGTGATCAAATGCCGCCGCGCTTTACGCCTGACAGGGCGGCGGCGGCTGGTTCTTGCCGGCGGGGTCAGCGCCAATCGGCGTCTGCGCCAACGGATGGATGAGGCCATTGCTACGCTCGGCGGCCAAACCTATTATCCGCGTCCCGCACTCTGTACGGATAACGGGGCCATGATCGCCTTTGCCGGCTATCAACGCATCAAATCGGGCCAGCATGAGCCGCTCGCCTTTGCGCCGCGCGCCCGTTGGCCCTTGGACGAATTGATACCAGCGGAGGTGGGCGCGGTATAG
- a CDS encoding RtcB family protein, with product MPIQQVIAEGGKPIKVWTQDLDEVSRAQLINISRLPFIHHHVAAMPDVHAGIGATIGSVIATRGAIIPAAVGVDIGCGMAAVRTSLTAEQIDERVLRRVYDQICRDVPAGREQHSDTRAPHDAAKPFAEPLQAMLAKHPKLLKSFGKHANWVNQLGTLGSGNHFIEVCLDESGKLWVMLHTGSRGIGNAMATYFIELAQREIDRQRAQLPDRDLAYFSEDKPYFKDYLEAVDWAQRYARANRNQIMRLVLSALKRHLPPFTLEGEVIDCHHNYVERERHLGAKVWVTRKGAIRAGKGELGIVPGSMGTQSYIVRGLGNPESFCSSAHGAGRCMSRNAAAKQFTPADLAAQTQGVICRKDKHVLDEIPAAYKEIDQVMTNQSDLVEVVYTLKQVVCIKG from the coding sequence ATGCCGATCCAACAAGTGATTGCCGAGGGCGGCAAGCCCATCAAGGTCTGGACCCAGGACCTGGATGAGGTATCGCGCGCCCAGTTGATCAATATCTCGCGGCTTCCCTTTATCCATCATCATGTCGCCGCCATGCCGGACGTGCATGCAGGGATCGGCGCGACCATCGGCAGTGTCATCGCCACCCGCGGCGCCATCATCCCTGCAGCGGTAGGGGTAGACATCGGTTGCGGGATGGCGGCAGTGCGCACCTCGTTGACCGCAGAGCAGATCGACGAACGGGTGCTGCGCAGGGTCTATGACCAGATCTGCCGCGATGTGCCTGCAGGCCGCGAGCAGCACAGCGATACCCGTGCCCCCCACGATGCCGCCAAGCCATTCGCCGAGCCACTGCAGGCCATGCTTGCCAAACATCCCAAACTGCTCAAATCCTTCGGCAAGCATGCAAACTGGGTCAATCAGCTCGGGACCTTAGGGAGTGGCAATCATTTCATCGAGGTCTGTCTTGATGAATCGGGCAAGCTCTGGGTGATGCTCCATACCGGAAGCCGTGGGATCGGCAATGCCATGGCGACCTATTTTATCGAGCTCGCCCAGCGCGAGATCGATCGCCAAAGGGCCCAACTGCCAGATCGAGACCTGGCCTATTTCAGCGAGGACAAGCCCTATTTCAAGGATTATCTTGAGGCGGTCGATTGGGCACAGCGCTATGCGCGCGCAAACCGCAACCAGATCATGCGCTTGGTATTGTCGGCGCTCAAACGTCACCTGCCGCCATTTACACTTGAGGGCGAGGTGATCGACTGTCATCACAATTATGTCGAGCGCGAACGGCATCTCGGCGCCAAGGTATGGGTCACGCGCAAGGGCGCCATCCGCGCCGGAAAAGGCGAGTTGGGGATCGTGCCTGGGAGCATGGGGACACAAAGCTATATCGTGCGCGGGCTCGGCAATCCTGAGAGTTTCTGCTCAAGCGCCCATGGTGCCGGGCGATGCATGAGCCGCAATGCCGCCGCGAAACAATTTACCCCCGCCGATCTTGCCGCCCAGACACAGGGGGTGATCTGTCGCAAGGACAAGCACGTGCTCGATGAGATCCCAGCAGCCTATAAAGAGATCGATCAGGTGATGACCAATCAGTCTGACCTGGTCGAGGTGGTGTATACACTCAAACAGGTGGTCTGTATCAAGGGTTAA
- the plsY gene encoding glycerol-3-phosphate 1-O-acyltransferase PlsY codes for MITATLLILTAYLLGSISSAILVCRLMGLPDPRTQGSNNPGATNVLRIGGKKAAAITLLGDSLKGLIPMLIGHALGAPPLTLAGIGLAAFIGHLYPVFFGFQGGKGVATALGVQFGLYWPIGLCTAAVWLFVARVLKISSLSALISMAFAPFFVWLFWDERALIGMQLIITGLLIWRHRRNIHNLVAGTEQPIRLKGSEDLGGN; via the coding sequence ATGATCACCGCCACCTTGCTCATTCTCACTGCCTATCTGCTGGGCTCGATCTCTAGCGCCATCCTGGTCTGCCGTCTCATGGGTCTGCCCGACCCACGCACGCAAGGTTCAAATAATCCAGGTGCGACCAATGTCCTGCGCATCGGCGGCAAGAAGGCCGCGGCCATTACCCTGCTGGGCGATAGCCTCAAAGGGCTGATCCCCATGCTTATCGGCCATGCCCTGGGTGCCCCCCCTCTGACCCTAGCTGGGATCGGGCTTGCGGCCTTCATCGGCCACCTCTATCCGGTGTTTTTCGGCTTTCAAGGGGGCAAAGGGGTGGCCACGGCGCTCGGCGTTCAGTTTGGGCTCTATTGGCCGATCGGTCTATGCACCGCAGCGGTATGGTTGTTCGTTGCCCGGGTGCTTAAGATTTCTTCGCTGTCTGCGTTGATCTCGATGGCATTTGCACCCTTCTTTGTCTGGCTATTCTGGGATGAGCGGGCACTGATCGGCATGCAGCTCATCATCACTGGGCTTTTAATCTGGCGGCATCGGCGCAATATCCATAATCTGGTCGCGGGGACCGAGCAGCCGATCAGACTCAAGGGCTCGGAAGATCTAGGGGGGAACTGA
- the rpsU gene encoding 30S ribosomal protein S21 has translation MPSVRVKENEPFEIAMRRFKRSCEKAGVLAEVRRREFYEKPTAERKRKKIAAIKRYQKKLQREARRWERPY, from the coding sequence ATGCCCAGCGTACGTGTCAAAGAAAACGAGCCATTCGAAATTGCCATGCGGCGTTTCAAACGCTCTTGCGAGAAGGCGGGCGTGCTCGCCGAAGTCCGCCGCCGCGAGTTCTATGAAAAACCGACCGCCGAACGCAAACGCAAAAAGATCGCCGCCATCAAGCGCTACCAGAAAAAGCTGCAACGCGAGGCTCGCCGCTGGGAGCGGCCCTACTGA
- a CDS encoding proton-conducting transporter membrane subunit, whose translation MNWLLLAATLTPLILVPLVVHPGRRWLLWIAPLPAFAVVLLPPDTGLALPWLLFGTRLVLDTVNAPFLLLTALVWTAAAFTLVSDPMPLKGGRRFRVLLLITLSGNLWLVLAAEPLGFYLGFAVMGLAAYGLILEPGDQRQRRTARIYLAMTLIAELALFAALVLMAQAQGLDWHFPVPPQADGAAIALLLLGLGIKGGLMPLHLWLPPTYAIAPSPIAAVLSGAMSKAALLGWLRLLPLDQAPLPAWGLLLAGLGLISLLIALGVGLSQSDPRRILAYSSISKSGLFTLVLGLMLLRPELATAGTAALGLYAVHHALVKAGLFLGLDLHRRGPGRLIVRLGLILLAAALAAVPLTSGALVKSLLKPLFNVADWAWLDSILSLASVGTALLMIRFIWLIESSSTRTMTASQGTSRSLLGLGTWLFLVGLTVLFPFALGDTSGWLSNLFPPSIALLLAAPLILAAGRKAPRPRTRWGMGIDALAWLELLAFAYLKAGQQVLAAWSVLVERPRHLFAKFIASVGTLQTEPIGTVRPWSQHGALYLVTLGLLMALLILR comes from the coding sequence ATGAACTGGTTGCTGCTGGCCGCTACCTTGACCCCATTGATCCTGGTGCCTCTTGTCGTTCATCCAGGTCGGCGTTGGCTACTCTGGATCGCCCCGCTGCCGGCATTTGCTGTTGTCCTGCTCCCGCCTGATACGGGCTTAGCACTGCCCTGGTTGCTGTTCGGCACCCGACTGGTCCTCGATACAGTCAACGCCCCCTTTTTGCTGCTGACTGCCCTCGTCTGGACGGCAGCCGCCTTCACCTTGGTGTCCGACCCTATGCCACTCAAGGGAGGCCGGCGCTTTCGGGTGTTGTTACTCATTACCCTGAGCGGAAACCTCTGGCTGGTCCTGGCTGCAGAGCCGCTGGGCTTTTATCTCGGATTTGCGGTCATGGGACTTGCCGCCTATGGCCTGATCCTCGAGCCCGGGGATCAGAGACAGCGGCGCACCGCCCGCATCTATCTGGCGATGACCCTGATCGCCGAGCTTGCGCTCTTTGCCGCCTTAGTCCTGATGGCCCAAGCTCAGGGGCTTGACTGGCACTTTCCTGTACCGCCCCAAGCGGATGGGGCGGCAATCGCGCTCCTGCTCCTTGGCCTGGGGATCAAAGGGGGGCTGATGCCCTTGCATCTCTGGCTGCCGCCGACCTATGCGATTGCGCCCTCACCAATCGCTGCAGTGCTCAGCGGAGCAATGAGCAAGGCAGCGCTCTTGGGCTGGCTGCGCCTGCTGCCACTCGATCAGGCGCCGCTGCCCGCGTGGGGGCTGTTGCTCGCGGGCCTTGGCCTGATAAGCCTCCTCATCGCCTTGGGGGTGGGCCTTAGCCAGTCGGACCCCCGCCGTATCCTCGCTTATTCGAGCATCAGCAAGTCGGGGCTCTTTACCCTGGTCTTGGGCCTGATGCTGCTTAGGCCAGAGCTTGCGACCGCAGGGACTGCGGCGCTCGGCCTCTATGCTGTACACCATGCCCTGGTCAAGGCGGGTCTGTTCTTGGGGCTTGACCTGCATCGCCGAGGACCCGGGCGCCTCATCGTGCGCCTGGGGTTGATCCTGCTTGCTGCCGCGCTTGCCGCTGTGCCCTTAACCAGCGGGGCCTTGGTGAAATCACTGCTCAAACCGCTTTTTAATGTGGCCGATTGGGCCTGGCTCGATTCCATCCTTTCGCTTGCATCGGTCGGCACGGCGCTTCTGATGATCCGTTTCATCTGGCTGATCGAGTCATCATCCACCCGCACCATGACGGCCTCTCAAGGGACCTCCCGCTCGCTCCTGGGCCTCGGCACCTGGCTCTTCCTCGTCGGCCTCACCGTCCTTTTTCCCTTCGCCCTGGGCGATACCTCGGGCTGGTTAAGCAATCTGTTTCCGCCGTCGATCGCACTCTTGCTCGCCGCCCCCCTGATCCTTGCCGCTGGCCGGAAGGCACCGCGCCCTCGGACGCGCTGGGGGATGGGCATCGATGCCCTAGCATGGTTGGAGCTGCTCGCCTTCGCTTATCTCAAGGCCGGGCAACAGGTGTTGGCCGCTTGGTCGGTATTGGTCGAACGCCCGCGCCATCTGTTTGCGAAATTTATCGCCTCTGTTGGCACCTTGCAGACTGAGCCGATAGGTACGGTGCGCCCCTGGTCCCAGCACGGCGCCCTCTATTTGGTCACACTCGGGCTCCTCATGGCCCTCTTGATCCTGAGATAA
- the folB gene encoding dihydroneopterin aldolase — MSDIVFIRGLRLETRIGIHPWEQRSTRPIILDLQLSADARRAAASDRIEDALDYEAVARRLRELVIQGRYALVETLAERCAQVLLDEFGVRWLRLELNKPGAVGEGTDVGVIIERGQRVD; from the coding sequence ATGAGCGACATCGTCTTTATCCGCGGACTGCGCCTCGAGACCCGCATCGGTATCCATCCTTGGGAGCAGCGCAGTACGCGCCCCATTATCCTGGATCTGCAACTGTCCGCCGATGCCAGGCGCGCAGCAGCGAGTGATCGCATCGAGGATGCGCTCGATTACGAGGCCGTCGCCCGTAGGCTGCGCGAGCTGGTGATCCAAGGCCGCTATGCCCTGGTCGAGACCCTGGCCGAACGCTGCGCCCAGGTGTTACTGGATGAGTTTGGCGTCAGATGGCTACGGCTTGAGCTCAACAAACCAGGCGCAGTCGGCGAGGGCACGGATGTCGGGGTCATCATCGAACGCGGCCAGCGGGTTGATTAG
- a CDS encoding proton-conducting transporter membrane subunit, translating to MPLHVWLPLAHPAAPIPASAVLSGAMIKAALLGWLRFLPLGALARPDWGLLLVLAGLLTTILAPLIGLTQTNPKVLLAYSSIAKMGLMGLGVGILLLEPELASTGVIALALYAAHHAFAKGGLFLGIGLCHQAGAQGLIMLGLVIFALAPVGAPLTRGALAKDGLKPLIATLDWPCLMMALLAAAIASALLMVRFLWLMRHTEPHPQQAWRLSAFAWTLLIGAVLLLPLVPGLNPGIKTDVFGHLVPLFIASALSLPLLKWYLLPPPTQAFVRTHPARGYLGAPVSCLSTLRLGLALAKAPPVGCECALAERLSDKTGRTLAGPPRQEDRRWMGSAPGGWSILADPTGRDRLGEQQR from the coding sequence ATGCCGCTGCACGTCTGGCTGCCGCTCGCCCATCCGGCAGCGCCGATCCCAGCAAGTGCGGTCTTAAGCGGCGCCATGATCAAGGCGGCACTCCTCGGCTGGCTGCGTTTTCTGCCGCTGGGGGCCTTGGCGCGGCCCGATTGGGGTCTGCTTCTGGTACTCGCCGGGCTGCTTACAACGATACTCGCCCCATTGATCGGCCTCACCCAAACCAATCCCAAGGTATTACTCGCCTATTCAAGCATCGCCAAGATGGGGCTGATGGGCCTGGGGGTGGGGATCTTGTTGCTCGAGCCAGAACTCGCATCTACTGGCGTCATAGCGCTTGCGCTCTATGCCGCTCATCATGCCTTCGCCAAAGGCGGGCTCTTCCTTGGGATTGGGTTATGCCATCAAGCAGGCGCACAGGGCCTGATCATGCTTGGCCTAGTCATCTTCGCACTCGCCCCGGTGGGTGCGCCCTTGACCAGGGGTGCGCTCGCCAAGGATGGACTCAAGCCGCTGATTGCAACACTCGATTGGCCCTGCTTGATGATGGCTCTCTTGGCTGCCGCCATCGCGAGCGCCTTGCTTATGGTGCGCTTTCTGTGGCTGATGCGGCATACAGAACCCCATCCCCAACAAGCCTGGCGCTTGAGCGCCTTCGCTTGGACCCTACTGATCGGCGCAGTCCTGCTATTACCGCTTGTGCCCGGCTTAAACCCAGGGATCAAGACCGATGTATTCGGGCACCTCGTTCCTCTCTTTATCGCCTCTGCCCTGTCCCTGCCATTGCTTAAATGGTACCTACTGCCCCCACCGACTCAAGCGTTTGTTCGGACGCATCCCGCCCGGGGATATCTTGGTGCCCCTGTCTCTTGCCTCTCCACTCTTCGGCTTGGCCTGGCGTTGGCTAAAGCGCCGCCGGTTGGCTGCGAGTGCGCCTTGGCTGAACGCCTGTCGGACAAAACTGGGCGAACGTTGGCGGGCCCTCCACGACAGGAGGATCGAAGATGGATGGGGTCGGCGCCAGGTGGCTGGTCTATTCTGGCTGATCCTACTGGTCGCGATCGGTTGGGCGAGCAGCAGCGCTAG
- a CDS encoding proton-conducting transporter membrane subunit — translation MTPAPASDAACALMIGGVLLKAALFPLHFWLPPAHAAAPAPVSAALSALVVKAAIYLILRLWLDLFAGIANVSVAMLLGLLGGIAVLWGSWQALCAERLKLLAAYSTVAQIGYLAMFLPLFHATLDEDARASLLAAWVLLALTHGLAKAGFFLAAGLVQKTTGHDRILELGGAAQSLPAATFALGLAGAALIGLPPSGTFFAKWLLIQTAIVSGQWWWVPVVMLGTLLAVGYVFRILARAFTREPTPAHFVTDARTELPALILAALSLLGVGLAARPITHLLGV, via the coding sequence TTGACCCCCGCCCCTGCCAGCGATGCCGCTTGCGCCCTGATGATCGGGGGGGTGTTGTTAAAGGCGGCCCTGTTTCCCCTGCACTTTTGGTTGCCGCCTGCCCATGCAGCAGCACCGGCGCCGGTCAGCGCGGCCCTTTCGGCCCTGGTGGTCAAGGCGGCGATCTATCTCATCCTGCGCCTGTGGCTGGACCTATTTGCCGGGATCGCCAACGTCTCAGTCGCGATGCTCTTGGGTCTTCTGGGTGGGATCGCGGTCCTTTGGGGGTCTTGGCAGGCCCTGTGCGCCGAGCGGCTCAAGCTGCTTGCGGCCTATTCGACCGTGGCCCAGATCGGCTATCTCGCCATGTTTTTGCCGTTGTTCCACGCAACCCTTGATGAGGACGCGCGTGCCTCCCTGCTTGCCGCCTGGGTGCTGTTGGCCCTGACCCATGGACTCGCCAAGGCAGGCTTTTTTCTTGCGGCAGGGTTGGTGCAAAAGACCACTGGCCATGATCGTATCCTTGAGCTTGGCGGCGCGGCGCAAAGCCTACCGGCAGCGACCTTTGCTTTGGGGCTTGCGGGGGCGGCGCTCATCGGCCTGCCGCCGAGCGGGACCTTTTTCGCCAAATGGCTCCTGATTCAGACCGCCATCGTCTCGGGCCAGTGGTGGTGGGTACCGGTGGTCATGCTCGGGACCCTGCTTGCCGTGGGTTATGTCTTTCGAATATTGGCCCGCGCCTTTACTCGCGAGCCTACGCCCGCGCACTTCGTCACCGATGCCCGTACTGAGCTTCCGGCGCTCATCTTGGCTGCGCTCTCGCTGCTCGGGGTTGGATTGGCCGCAAGACCCATCACCCATCTACTTGGGGTCTGA
- the dnaG gene encoding DNA primase translates to MSGRIPPEFIDQVLARTDIVELIGTRLKLRKVGKDYTGLCPFHSEKTPSFTVSPDKQFYHCFGCGAHGSAIGFLMAYDRLSFREAVEELAQRVGLELPTEGAQTRPDRDDAPLYRLLQEAADYYRQQLRKHPQARRAIDYLKGRGLSGEIAARYGLGYAPPDGQALLRRFGADDKTLGHLQSAGLIATQDGRCYDRFRDRIMFPIRDRRGRVIGFGGRILGAGQPKYLNSPETPLFRKGHELYGLYEAQQANRSLKSVIVVEGYLDVIALAQFGITQAVATLGTATTADHLHHLLKLAPEIIFCFDGDRAGRAAAWRALETALPLVNGHQIIRFLFLPEGEDPDTLVRQEGSDGFQARLTQAQPLSEVLFARQAEDIDLTTLDGRMQYAARLIPLLERLPSGPYRTLLAQRLSDVVGLPLQQLSPALAPERLPSPTRLPRLQSPSLVAQAVATLLDRPHLAHHALAINPEWRRSSRNGIAILGELLDTLAQSPNLSTSQLLERWRDRPYFNHLQDLLLDPLLPALDDAGACAELIGALERLNTEVREQEWRQAFNKRRPSEWTEEERARLTKPLGNT, encoded by the coding sequence ATGTCTGGCCGTATCCCGCCTGAATTCATCGATCAGGTCCTGGCGCGAACCGACATCGTCGAGCTGATCGGCACGCGCCTGAAGTTGCGCAAGGTGGGTAAAGATTACACAGGGCTGTGCCCCTTCCATAGCGAGAAGACCCCGTCCTTTACTGTCAGCCCGGACAAACAGTTCTATCACTGCTTTGGGTGCGGAGCGCATGGTTCGGCCATCGGCTTTTTGATGGCCTATGATCGTCTCTCTTTCCGCGAAGCGGTCGAGGAATTGGCTCAGCGTGTTGGGCTTGAACTCCCCACCGAAGGCGCCCAGACCAGGCCCGACCGCGATGACGCACCGCTCTATCGCCTCCTGCAAGAGGCCGCCGACTATTACCGCCAGCAACTGCGCAAACACCCCCAGGCTAGGCGCGCAATCGACTATCTCAAGGGACGGGGGCTGAGCGGCGAGATCGCTGCCCGTTATGGCCTCGGTTATGCGCCGCCAGATGGCCAGGCCCTGCTCCGCCGCTTTGGCGCCGATGACAAGACCCTGGGCCATCTCCAGAGCGCCGGACTCATCGCTACCCAGGATGGACGGTGCTATGACCGTTTTCGCGATCGGATCATGTTCCCGATCCGCGATCGCCGCGGGCGAGTGATCGGCTTTGGCGGGCGTATCCTCGGCGCTGGCCAACCCAAATATCTCAATTCACCCGAGACACCGCTCTTTCGCAAGGGCCATGAGCTGTATGGGCTCTACGAGGCCCAACAGGCCAACCGCAGCCTCAAATCCGTGATTGTGGTCGAAGGCTATCTCGATGTGATCGCCTTGGCCCAGTTCGGCATCACCCAGGCCGTGGCCACTTTGGGGACTGCCACGACTGCTGACCATCTCCATCACCTGCTTAAACTTGCGCCCGAGATCATCTTTTGTTTCGATGGCGATCGCGCCGGACGCGCTGCCGCCTGGCGGGCGCTTGAGACGGCCTTACCCTTGGTGAACGGCCATCAGATCATCCGGTTTTTGTTCCTGCCCGAAGGCGAAGACCCAGATACCTTGGTGCGACAAGAGGGCAGCGACGGATTTCAGGCGCGTCTCACTCAGGCCCAGCCGCTCTCCGAGGTGCTTTTTGCCCGGCAGGCTGAAGATATTGACCTCACCACCCTCGATGGGCGCATGCAGTATGCGGCCCGGCTCATCCCCCTGCTCGAGCGCCTGCCGTCTGGCCCCTACCGCACCCTATTAGCCCAGCGGCTCAGCGATGTCGTCGGTCTGCCGCTCCAACAGCTCAGTCCGGCCCTTGCCCCTGAGCGCCTCCCTTCTCCTACCCGCTTGCCGCGATTGCAATCCCCGAGCCTGGTAGCTCAGGCGGTGGCCACCCTGCTCGACCGCCCCCATTTGGCACACCATGCCCTGGCCATCAACCCCGAATGGCGGCGCTCATCACGCAACGGTATCGCAATCCTCGGAGAATTGCTTGACACCCTGGCACAATCGCCCAACCTCTCCACAAGCCAGCTCTTGGAGCGCTGGCGCGACCGGCCCTATTTCAACCATCTCCAAGACCTGCTCCTCGATCCCCTGTTGCCGGCGCTAGACGATGCCGGGGCGTGCGCTGAGCTGATCGGCGCCTTGGAACGCCTGAACACCGAGGTGCGCGAACAGGAATGGCGTCAGGCGTTCAACAAGCGCCGCCCTAGCGAATGGACGGAGGAAGAGCGCGCTCGCCTCACCAAACCACTGGGCAACACCTGA
- a CDS encoding GatB/YqeY domain-containing protein → MLKSRIQDDMKSALKAGDKTRLGVIRLILAAIKQREIDERIELDDAQTLAVLDKLIKQRRDAIAQYETAGREDLAAAERFEIEVIQGYLPPALTEAEIGELITSAIAEQGAQGLSDMGRVMNVLRSKLQGRADLGAVSALVKQRLGG, encoded by the coding sequence ATGCTCAAATCGCGTATCCAGGATGACATGAAATCTGCCCTCAAAGCGGGCGACAAGACCCGGCTGGGGGTGATCCGCCTAATCCTAGCAGCCATCAAGCAGCGCGAGATCGACGAACGAATCGAGCTTGATGATGCCCAAACCCTGGCTGTGCTCGACAAACTGATCAAGCAGCGGCGCGATGCGATCGCCCAATATGAGACGGCTGGGCGCGAGGATCTGGCCGCCGCCGAGCGCTTTGAGATCGAGGTGATCCAAGGCTATCTTCCCCCTGCCCTCACCGAGGCCGAGATCGGGGAACTGATTACCTCGGCCATCGCCGAACAAGGCGCTCAGGGTCTTAGCGACATGGGGCGGGTGATGAATGTACTGCGCTCTAAGCTCCAAGGGCGTGCCGATCTCGGGGCGGTCAGCGCCCTGGTCAAACAGCGTCTCGGGGGTTAG